A stretch of the Sphingosinithalassobacter tenebrarum genome encodes the following:
- a CDS encoding DUF3035 domain-containing protein, whose amino-acid sequence MRKMLPIAAVLASAVLVSGCGSSGLNRDRPDEFAVSRQAPLVIPPDYSLVPPRPGAARAGATASDQALEALFGGPAQRSAAESATLDQADRGVAQQGIRSAAGSTDTNVVDKSNTTRDIVAAPEGDGRDASASTPQ is encoded by the coding sequence ATGCGTAAGATGCTGCCGATCGCCGCCGTGCTCGCCAGTGCCGTGCTGGTCTCGGGCTGCGGCAGTTCCGGGCTGAACCGCGATCGCCCCGACGAATTCGCCGTTTCGCGCCAGGCGCCGCTGGTGATTCCGCCCGATTATTCGCTTGTGCCGCCCCGCCCGGGCGCCGCGCGCGCCGGCGCGACCGCTTCCGATCAGGCGCTCGAGGCGCTGTTCGGCGGCCCGGCGCAGCGTAGCGCCGCCGAATCGGCGACGCTCGATCAGGCCGATCGCGGCGTTGCCCAGCAGGGCATCCGTTCGGCCGCAGGCAGCACCGACACCAATGTCGTCGACAAGAGCAACACGACGCGCGACATCGTCGCCGCGCCGGAGGGCGACGGTCGCGACGCTTCGGCCTCCACGCCGCAGTAA
- the lspA gene encoding signal peptidase II, which translates to MNVSRGIGLATAVLIFVVDQISKLVVIGLLGVDIALVQERLARNMDIGDLGYLQRLLPFFDLRFVPNVGVSLGLLEANNDAMRWALVMLTGAIAIGVAIWMWREKKIWDIVALGMVLGGALGNILDRSRLGFVVDFADLHFGTWRPFLVFNVADAAITIGVVILLFRALFVRDKDVVERP; encoded by the coding sequence ATGAATGTTTCGCGCGGAATCGGGCTGGCGACGGCGGTGCTGATCTTCGTTGTCGATCAGATCAGCAAGCTGGTAGTGATCGGCCTGCTGGGCGTTGATATCGCGCTGGTTCAGGAGCGCCTGGCCCGGAATATGGACATTGGCGATCTGGGCTATCTGCAGAGGCTGCTGCCCTTTTTCGATCTGCGGTTCGTGCCCAATGTCGGCGTTTCGCTGGGGCTGCTTGAGGCGAATAACGATGCGATGCGCTGGGCGCTGGTGATGCTTACCGGGGCGATCGCGATCGGCGTCGCTATCTGGATGTGGCGCGAAAAGAAGATCTGGGACATCGTCGCGCTCGGCATGGTGCTGGGCGGTGCGCTGGGCAATATCCTCGATCGCTCGCGTCTCGGTTTCGTCGTCGATTTCGCCGATCTGCACTTCGGGACATGGCGGCCGTTTTTGGTCTTCAATGTCGCCGATGCAGCCATTACGATCGGAGTCGTGATTTTGCTGTTCCGCGCATTGTTCGTGCGCGACAAGGATGTGGTCGAGCGGCCGTAG
- a CDS encoding ABC transporter permease, whose amino-acid sequence MRAILLRRLATAIPTLFAVVLASFFLMRAAPGSPFDAERPLSDATRAALDRAYGLDRPLLEQLGRYLANLAQGDFGPSLVYKDFTVSALIAQGLPVSLMLGGLALIVALVLGVGGGIAGALRPGSLADRAIDLAASLSVALPSFVTGPVLALIFALWLNWLPVAGLGGPASLVLPVIALAMPVAGAVAKLTRTGLSATLAQDHVRTARARGLPPFVVLWHHALPPALIPVVSYLAPAAAGLLTGAVVIETVFGLPGLGRYFVQGALNRDYPLVMGVVILYAGLILLFNLIADLLYGLLDPRARE is encoded by the coding sequence TTGCGGGCAATCCTGCTGCGCCGACTTGCCACGGCGATCCCGACCCTGTTCGCGGTCGTCCTTGCTTCCTTTTTCCTGATGCGCGCGGCGCCCGGCAGTCCCTTCGACGCCGAGCGCCCGCTGAGCGACGCCACGCGCGCCGCGCTCGATCGCGCCTATGGGCTCGACAGGCCGCTGCTCGAACAGCTTGGCCGCTATCTGGCCAATCTGGCGCAGGGCGATTTCGGGCCGTCGCTGGTCTATAAGGACTTCACGGTTTCCGCGCTGATCGCGCAGGGCCTGCCGGTGTCGCTTATGCTCGGCGGGCTGGCGCTGATCGTCGCGCTGGTGCTGGGGGTGGGCGGCGGAATCGCCGGGGCGCTGCGTCCGGGCAGTCTGGCCGACCGCGCGATCGACCTCGCCGCATCGCTTTCGGTGGCGCTGCCGAGCTTCGTTACCGGGCCCGTGCTGGCGCTGATTTTCGCGCTCTGGCTCAACTGGTTGCCCGTGGCGGGGCTGGGCGGTCCGGCGTCACTGGTCCTGCCGGTCATCGCATTGGCAATGCCCGTCGCGGGCGCAGTCGCCAAGCTGACGCGGACCGGCCTATCGGCGACGCTGGCGCAGGATCATGTGCGCACCGCGCGCGCGCGTGGCCTGCCGCCCTTCGTGGTGCTGTGGCATCATGCGCTGCCGCCCGCACTGATTCCGGTGGTCAGCTATCTCGCGCCCGCCGCCGCAGGCCTGCTGACCGGCGCAGTGGTGATCGAAACGGTGTTCGGACTGCCGGGACTTGGCCGCTATTTCGTGCAGGGCGCGCTCAACCGCGATTATCCGCTCGTGATGGGGGTGGTGATTCTCTATGCCGGGCTGATCCTGCTCTTCAATCTGATCGCGGATCTGCTCTACGGCCTGCTCGATCCGCGAGCGCGCGAATGA